TATAGAATTGATAAAGAGGGTGGTTGAGTATTGGATGTTTAAAGTCGGTTTTTGAGGTGAGTTTCAAATCGATTTCTGGTAATTGGGCAATTGGCATCAAATGACAATATCTAACCAAATAAGTACGTAAACGGGTTACATAATGCTTGTAAAGCTAGTAGGCACTGGGTAATTAGTATTTTACCGGTATGAGTCACAACTTTATAATCGATTATGAGACTGTAATTACCTACACACGTGTCATTCTCATATATACTCATTTTTTGTTATTGCTTTTAGAAGTTTTTCATCGGGTTATCTTTATCATATGTATGGTTATATACGAGTAATTATACTAATTACAACCTAATGGTTTAGTGGTATGATGTTGGACCCAACAAAAATGGTGTAGGTTTAATGCATAACTAGTTATATGATCTTGAAAATATAATAAATTGTATCGTAAAGTTATTACGAACTTGAAATTATGAAAGCTACAGAATTGATAAAGAGGGTGGTTGAGTATTGGATGTTTAAAGTCGGTTTTTGAGGTGAGTTTCAAATCGATTACTGGTAATTGGGCAATTGGCATCCCAAATGACAATATCTAACCAAATAAGTACGTAAACGGGTTACATAATGCCTGCAAAGCTAGTAGGCACTGGGTAATTAGTATTTAACCGGTATGAGTCACAACTTTATAATCGATTATGAGACTGTAATTACCTACACACGTGTCATTCTCATCTATACTCATTTTTGTTATTGCTTTTAGAAGTTTTTCATCGGGTTATCTTTATCATAAGTATGGTTATATAGAAGTAATTATACTAATTACAACCTAATGGTCTAGTGGTATGATGTTGGACCCAACAAAAATGGTGTAGGTTTAATGCATAACAAGTATAAGATTAGGTGGTACGTAAGTGTAAAAATGATGTTAGAAAAGAATTATATTAATCGAGAACCTTGTTTCTTTATTTGATTAACAAAAAATTGAGTTAATTGTAAAAATAGTCCATATGGTACCCAAAAACAACACACTTAGGATCTAAGGTCTCCGGATTGTAATTTCAGGTTTTGTGGTTTCCATTTCCTAACACTTTGGGTAACAAAGCCAACAAACgttaatttttttgttaaatgtAAGTAAAATGATTAAAATACCCTTGACTAACTAGCGGGactatttttataatttatgataaaacttaaTCCCTCTAGTTAGTCAAGTATTTTGATTATTTTACTTAAATTTAACAGAAAATTTTACGTATATCGGCATTAGTATCCCAAAGTATACAAAATGAAAAACATAGAACTTGAATTTGCAGCTCAAAAACCTTATACCTTTGGATAAACCATATGAACGATCTTTGCAGTTAGAGAAGATGTCGCAGGTTCAACCCGGAACAAGAGTGAATAATATAGAATTGTTGGTATAACATGCTAGGGGTATGTGTTACCATTAAAAAAAGCTATCCttgcaattaactctaaaaaaattGAATTTCCTTTTAATATAAGTTGTTAAATGATAATCATTTCTGATAAATAAGTTAGATTACTTTTAGTCATTTCCCATCGTTGCGTAACGTGTTTTGTTTTTCTTCGAAGAATATTTATTCTCTGGAAAAAATAATAGAGATCATTTGACTGAAGCCTCTAGTCAAAGCATTGGAAAAACCGTAGACCACTCCACGAGGCATTCATTCATTGAAGGGAATAAACACGACACATCACAACACATAAAACCAAAACACTCCTCAGTCCTCACACAATAATATTTATTTACCCgctcaataataataattaataatccGGTGTCTCTAAACCCCGAAACAATCCTACACATGAAATCTAGACCCCTTAATTATAAAACACACAACTCTAAACCCCGACAGTAACGACGACATCATCAAAAACAAAAACCCCGCAAATCCTAAGGCCACAGCAATGTCCGATTGGACGCAAAACGAATCACACGTAGCAACACCTCGAAGCTGCCTCGCCATCTCCGTCCCCGTCGAGTCCGCCGACAGTAACATATACGCAAAAACCTACATATAACAGGTGTACGTCACAACGTGTGTGTATGTCACTATGTCAGatacaaacattcttttaaaATTTGAACATATGTTTACTAGAAAATTAGCGCCAATAATGGTTGTGAGTTTTTGAATTTTGCTATGATTTAAAAAAAGTCAGGAAATAAAATAAAGTTACATGTAACAAGTGAATGGGTCATGAAAACGGAAACCTGATCGTGGGCGAAATCGAACCAGACTTGGTAGAATTCAGGGAGAATGGTGGAACCTCGAGAGATCTCCCAAGCGGATGCAACCATTTCGAATAACGAATACAAAGCGACTATCCCATTTGCCGCTACAACAAATCTGTAGAGTTTGTTAGCATCAATAACACTTTGGGGCGGAATAGGGGTCAAGAGGGTCCGTTAACCCAGCAGTCActaaaatttgttttgtttttcgtgTATAAAATTGTGAgtcaatttttcaaaaataaGTCTGTcctattagtttttttttttaatggctTAGCGGAAAACACCCCTAATGAAATACCACCACCCTTATAATTATTTACTCCTTTCTAAAAAGTAAAAATTTTGGTTCCGCCACTACACATGTTAAGTAAATGAGGTTTACCTGAAGGCGCTGAAGTCGTACCAGCGAGGCGAACCGGACTTGGTGGCGATCATGAAAACCGCAGCGGATAGGGAAAAGCAGAAGGCAGCGAGGCGAAAGATGAAAATGAAGCAATTGAAACGGCGGAGCTTGCGTTCGGAGACAGTGGAGTGGAAGTGAGGTGTGTCATGTGGATGGGTCTGGTGGATCCGGGGTCGAGGGGAGGGGCTCTCGACACCACCGTTACGGGTCATCTTCGTCTTAAAAGTTTTAAACCTGAATACTACGTGTGAGGTGTTGGATCATGAGATCAGGTGGTGAGTAGAATGAATGAATGATTTATATATTATTCTTGTCTTGTGGGGATCTATCTATCTAGTGTGTTAAATGATTCACGGGGGGAAGCATGATGTCCATGGGGAACATAAAAAAATGGGATGATGTGAAAGAAAGAGGGGTGTGAACTGTGAAGCCTGAAGTCTGTGAAGAAAAAAGGAAGGAGAGGATGATGATTGGTATGAGGACTTTGCTTTATTCTTTTTTATATCCTTTTCTTACTTGCTTTTTCAAACatctaagtttttttttattactttatttataataaatttaCAATTTTAATTGTGTCAAGTCCATGGATGTTTCATACCCTAATCATTATGCTATATAATATACATTTGAATTTGAATCCCAAGGTTTATACAGCAATGTCCaactaagaccatgtgtagtggttaaacaATATAATgccccaccatggggcgttttgcgccatgtggcagcccagtcagcaaggggcattattgggcatttTTACAAAATGgatgtagtggggatgtggggtATTATGTTAAATGAGATGTAaaataattaaatttaaaaaaaaacctcaaAAAATTCTTATTGGATAACATATAATGAGATGGAAGATGATTGGAGAAAAGGATTGGGGCAAGGCGTTTTAAACATAACGCTTaatcaaatttttttcaaaaaaaaaaacgctctaaaacgccccatgtaatgggttccgggcgttttggggcgttattttgcaatttttttttaaaatcacgccccactacggatggtctaAGGGGGTGGGGGAGGTGATCATTCGTCACTCACTCATCACTCATAACATCCAATCAAgctccgccatgtcatcaaccattattccatcactcacaacctttttaagTGGAAAtacccatcactcacaacacccaacaataaaccctcacattCCCTCACAATATTCCATTTTTCACGCGTGATATTCTCCACGCGTTATGAAATGCATGAGTGATCAAGAAACAGTGGGGGTGGTGTTCGGCATTATTTCACGGGTGAATTATGTCCATCACGGAGAAAAAGTGCACCACCCCTCCTGCCCCTAGGGTATGCCAAACTATATGTATTTTGATTTGATATAGAATTTTAGTCACCACATAGAAGTCGGTATCTTGTGTTCTACGAGTTAAGAAAATCATAATACAAGTCTTTTATGATATCAGAGACATAACTGAGTATACACACACAGTGTCTCATAACAACCCACCTTGAACTTGGCGATTCGTAGTAGTAACATGCTTGTCGGGAATATGAATCTCAAGGATCCTTCATTGTCTTGAGGACGAGACCTGAACCAGAATCTCGATTTGCAATCTTTTGATTGCCTTTAGGCCAAAGGATAATTTCAACAAGTAGTTCAAGTGACTTGAATTATGTTACAAGCATCTCTACTTTTGTCTCTACTTTTTGGTCTAAGCTTCACGTTGTTACGAAGTTAAGAAAGCATGTTAAAGCAGTTGTTTCCATTGTTGTAACTGCGTACTCAACCTCACTATATGGAGCTTGATATTTTGtgttcaaaaattaaaaaatataaaataaaaataattcatGTTCTGATTCAAGTTTATCAAAGGGAGAGAGCAAGAACAAGAGTTGAGAACATTTTAAGCGAGTTTGAATTGTGAAAATTCCTCCTGTGAGTTGTCATGTTCCTCAAATCAATGTTTGAGAATGTATTTGCTGAAGGCAAAGGTTGTGGTCAGTATAACAAGATTACAAGTCTATAACTGATGACAAGAGAAGGCTATCAACACGAGACTGAACGGTGTGGCCGGCGTTGAAGTTGGCGTGCGGCTTCAACCACACCGACAGACCATCACCTAACCCGGCGTGGAGGTGGCATGGGCGTGGTGGCGTGGGGGAGATAGTGAAGCTGATGTGAAGCGGCCTGattttttggtttgtttttttatacataaatttaataaaaaaactgATTGCCACGGGTCGTTCCACGCCCCCTCCCACCTTGGGGCTTGAAGGGGAAATCCCTCCTTGCTGACTTGGCTGCCACGTGACGCTTCAAGCCCCTCCATACCGTGCAGTATGAGGAACACCATTAAGGAAGATGATAAGATAGCTTCATGCCGATGGCAACAAGGTAGAGGAGCAGGCTGCACACAGGCATATGAAATTTGAAGACATCATGGAGTTTGAGGGTATTGGTAACCCTATAATTGCTAAATGTCCCAAGAAACATTCTATAGATGTTGAGATTTACacccaaacaaacaaacatagtaAAGAAAAACACCAGGTTGATGAGTCACATGCAACCAACCAACATTTTCAATATGTTGTGCAACCTATAATGAAAAAAATGTAATATTTGTAAAACATGAAACATAGAGGGGCACCTACATGCCCAAAGATTATACCGGGTCTATCATTGCTATACAAACCGCCATTAATTCAGGCAACCAATGTGGCATCACAACCATTCTTGGGTTAAATGATGCAAACAAACACTATATTCAAATAAAGTATAGATCAACGATGGCACACAAAGCAACCATGATCTATTACAAATAACTACCAAATTGTCCTACAAAAAACAAAAGACCACGACGACACTTatacagttttttttttcttttctcgaCTCAACAAGCAAAGACTTACAGAAAAAGAACCCAAAAGCTATCTATAAAATGCAACTTTCTCCCCCTTTAGCATTTCTATTGCTTACTCTCATGAAAATTGCAACCTTTACTATTCACCATACACTAaattgaagttttttttttttttttgctacaaTTTTGATGGGAATAAATGGAGTATATGACAAGGTTAGCAAAAATAATGAAAATAGCAATATTTCCTTCTGTGATCACACCCCCACCAGTTAACTTTTTAAATTAAAGTTTCTGTCAAGTCAACATACGGGCGATCATAGGGACGAAGACAAACACGAACCTCATGTTCTTCTGGTCCTTCCCGATGTTTGGGAACGATGATCTCAAGCATGGTCCCACTTTCATCACCGTAAGCTTCTAACTTAGCATCTTCGGGAATACGTGTCGGAAGAGGAATTTCCCGAACAAATTCCCCTGGAGGGCAGTGTTCTGGTGCAGGGTCAGTCAACTTAAAAGTCCGGTCTTTTCTTTTTAGCGTCGGCATACACCCGGTGCTAACGCAAAAGATCTTTACGATACCATGTGACAAAGTGTTTTTCCATGTAACCTTGACCCGTTGAAGGTCACAACAAGGTAAGCTTACAACAATCAAGAATCCTTCTTCGTCTTCGTAGATAGTCTTGGCACCTGTCACGGGTCCGTATGCGTTTCTCATAACCCCAGAGAATTCGGTCAACCAATGTGGTTCCGCGTGATGGATATCAAGAATCCCATCAGAAGTATCGTCATCATTACCATGTGGGAAGAAGTTTTTCTTTCGTTTACTATTACACCCAACCGTAAGATCCATCCCGTTTATATTCCCGTTTGCTTCACCATTAACATGCTCTGATACTTGAGTCGAAAGATTCAACCCTGAACCATTTAGTAATTTTTTCGGTTGATGATGATTCCCGTTAGAAGAACTGTTTCGAATAACAGGGGGGCGTTCAATTTCGATATCCGTACTAGGAAGATTCCTCCAAGAACCGAAATCACTAGCGTCAAGAGGGATCGAAAAGTTCAAATCTCTTCCCGTAAGCTCTATccatctttttctttcttcttcatctaaCCCCGTTAAATTTGGTGATCGAACAACCTCAATCCCATGAACACACTGAGGATTAGAAAGCCCCCTGTAATGTTTCCTTTGCATTCTATGTGACCGAACAAACCCTTTATCAGCACTGAACGGAAACGGTTTTTCACCTTGTCGAGAATGTCCATTCATATAACTTCTTAGCTGCATCTTCCCCAACGCGTTCTCGGGCCGCTCTTTAAAAGTCCACATATACATATTCTCCATATCATGCTGAACCAAGAAAACATCCAACTTCAAATCCGACTTATCATACCCATTTTCTCGATTAACAACTTTATTCTTCGATTTCTCATTCAAAGCCGgcttaaaataaaaattaaagaaGAACCAAGCCCCCCACACGCTATCAAGCCGTTTCGCACACTTTTTCCCAATCTTCGTCACGTTAATATTCGTTTCCACCTCATAATGTTGAGGACCCaatccaacatccaacatatCACAAGTATCATTCCACGAAGACGGCGGAGGGCTAGGCTCCGCCGATAGTGGGAGATTAATATCGGGCGGCAGACTAAGATCCACCGCCCGATTCAACTCCCGCTCCATCTCATCATGTGTCGATAAACTCGAATCCATCGATAACATCGTCGATAGATGATTATTATCCATAGATAAAGTTGTCAACAAACCCCCACCATGTTTTTCTTTAGCAGGCATTATCGCGTTGTTCGTATCCTCTTCGGTGGAATCGTTAGTCCCACCACAATCAACACTCAACAGCATGAGAAGAATCTCATACAATCAAACCCCAAAACTAAATTAAAACTAAATTATCCCTAAATCAagaaaatcaggaaaatcaagaaaaatcaagatccCCTTTTTATACACATACTCCCCAAATCAATCACACAGTACCAAAAACCCACTATAAATACATTTTTTCATCATATAACCaacaaaagattaaaaatttctcaagaatttgAAGCAATTTCAGGTATCGAAAGAATCGATGGGTGAATAGGGCGAATTTTAGGATAAAGGGACGGTGAAGGAAACCCTAATTGTGGAAAAATCGAGATATTGAATAGAAATTAGGGATAGAATGGAACGGTACCTGTGGAGACAACGCATTTGATGATATCGCCGACACCAATGGAAATCAAGATTGGGAAACTGTCTGATAATAAccctagagagagagagaaagaggagagagagagaagagaggagTATGAGGGAGAGGGTGCCGTGTGTGGGTTTGGCGCTGTGGGAAGGGGCCTACACTAGTTGAAACCGCGGGGTTGATCGTCACGATCCAACTTCACGCCGTTAGGAACCAGCACCGTTATCTCTATTTTGAGGCGTATATGGAGGTTCAGATACATATCATCATTATCATACTCAATAAATTCTATCAATAGAAAAGCTAATGTGGGATTTGAGAAAGTTAAGATATAGACAACATTAACTCTATTATGTTGggatagagaggttgcttccagtgagaACCCCGTcttgatagtagttttgcatcaagccttagatataagacacataacactcagcaatcgggacaaaggccgattagtgtgcatacccttttgtctttcggctatcaacaccaccacatgatgcatgattaaccgtccgccACTTctaacattattttcacgaaattagtaaaataacgttaaaattagtgcaatttcacttttgcaaCCCaatggcccacacatatatacattatatgcacaCACTGCAAGGGGGACGTCGAGGTTCAGATAGAGAAGAAAAATAAAAGTGTCTTTAAATTTGGAGATGAAAACTATGTGAGAGCATTAACAGCCCACTAATTATATTATTCTTTAGAATTTGAAGAATAATTTAAAGAAATCATTTAAAATATCACTCTATCATCTATGATAGATAGAGAACACTTTAGAGAACACAAAACTAGTCCCAACCTGTCCTAaacctgcaaaaaaaaaaaaaaaaaaaaaaaaaaaaaaaaaactagtctCATActcgtcccaaacccgattaaccgacttCAAACCCATCtcaaatgtgtcgggtttcgaGTTTACCCATCAGATTCGGATTCGATTGCCATTGCTACGTGAAAGGCCCACCGcctaaatgacacatcctttcttcgcATTTCATACTCACCTTTGATCCTTTAAATCAGTAAATATGATTTCATTGATTAGTGAAATGCCATGTCTTTAAAAAAAGGAATAAAAAAGTAAATATGATTTCATCACGTTTTTTTCCTTGGAAACCCATGTTTAAGAACTTGATTTTTGTATTCATCTTTAACTTAATGCATGTCACGTCAATGTTTCCTGGCTTCGTGTCTTTATAAGTCTCATATACGTTTTTTGTTTAGTATTTATTAAAGGTTTTGATGTTTTGAATGGTTTGTTGCGTAGATCGACTTGATCTAATATCCATCAAATTTATATTCTACTTAAAGCTAGAAACCAAAGTGAAagcaaaatattattgaaaaTAAAACATAACATCATCATTTTCTTTGTCTTCACCGGCATCTGAAcactaataaaaataatataaaaatcctTAAAACTGAAAACTATAAGTTATAAAACCCTCATTAGACGAATACAAACAAGTGAACAAGAAAACAGTTTATAAACTAAGACAAGAAAATAACTGGGTTTGGTAGTTCCGTTAATACGTTGAAACTATGAAAAATAAATTTGTCTTCTTGAGACAAAACAATTACCATACTCAACAATGGCACATCGTATGATTTCCATATGTTAAAGGCTACGGGTGTGGGATCATGGATTGGAACATTATTTCCACATAGGACCATTAATTAAATGGTACACCATCCCCCTCCTTGATAGATGGTGGttcccatggattaaaccacgattaccacgaccctcccatttgataattttaagacaaaaataaattaaaaaaataaaggggatagtggtttgggtcatgaccacacccttagggtagtggttttgaatggtAAATTAAAAATAGATGATATGATGCCTATGTGGAGGGTtatggtggtcatgagggtcatgatcACACCGTATAACCTAAGTGAGACCGAAGATTGAATCACTAGATATGTCAAATTGTAAACGAGTTGAATAATACACTTTAAACAATGTGTTTATACAGCTTGTATAATTTTATACCTTTTTAATCCGTTTGGTTTATTTTATACCTTCATTATTTGGTTGTGTATCCTCTTCATAGTATTCACAAATTACGTGTCATTCGTCTTCCAAAATCATATTGTGTAAAATAATGCACGCGTACATCACATTTCTAACTTTATATTTTTCCATAGTCCTACACGACATGCTTAAAAAAACGCAATCTTTTCTGCAAAAAACCAAAAGCTCATTTGAGGCCTTTTCGTGACGTCATTTGTGTTACATTAAACTTTGTTCTCTTTTCATTTAACGTTGTAACCTGTGTAAATGCTTTTAAAAACACAACATACTTAGGGTAAATTTCATCCGCTAGATAATATCCGTATTTCTACCCCACCccgtttataaaaaaaaaagtggCCTTCGGTCCGACATCGTTTATATATTCGTTGAAAATGGGTCATTGATTAAGAATATTTATATCGATATTTGAAGCGGGCATACCAAAGAATGCATGCCAAAACCAAAGATCTTGTGATG
Above is a window of Helianthus annuus cultivar XRQ/B chromosome 14, HanXRQr2.0-SUNRISE, whole genome shotgun sequence DNA encoding:
- the LOC110904760 gene encoding CASP-like protein 4C1, with protein sequence MTRNGGVESPSPRPRIHQTHPHDTPHFHSTVSERKLRRFNCFIFIFRLAAFCFSLSAAVFMIATKSGSPRWYDFSAFRFVVAANGIVALYSLFEMVASAWEISRGSTILPEFYQVWFDFAHDQVFAYMLLSADSTGTEMARQLRGVATCDSFCVQSDIAVALGFAGFLFLMMSSLLSGFRVVCFIIKGSRFHV
- the LOC110904759 gene encoding uncharacterized protein LOC110904759 → MLLSVDCGGTNDSTEEDTNNAIMPAKEKHGGGLLTTLSMDNNHLSTMLSMDSSLSTHDEMERELNRAVDLSLPPDINLPLSAEPSPPPSSWNDTCDMLDVGLGPQHYEVETNINVTKIGKKCAKRLDSVWGAWFFFNFYFKPALNEKSKNKVVNRENGYDKSDLKLDVFLVQHDMENMYMWTFKERPENALGKMQLRSYMNGHSRQGEKPFPFSADKGFVRSHRMQRKHYRGLSNPQCVHGIEVVRSPNLTGLDEEERKRWIELTGRDLNFSIPLDASDFGSWRNLPSTDIEIERPPVIRNSSSNGNHHQPKKLLNGSGLNLSTQVSEHVNGEANGNINGMDLTVGCNSKRKKNFFPHGNDDDTSDGILDIHHAEPHWLTEFSGVMRNAYGPVTGAKTIYEDEEGFLIVVSLPCCDLQRVKVTWKNTLSHGIVKIFCVSTGCMPTLKRKDRTFKLTDPAPEHCPPGEFVREIPLPTRIPEDAKLEAYGDESGTMLEIIVPKHREGPEEHEVRVCLRPYDRPYVDLTETLI